The sequence below is a genomic window from Cucumis melo cultivar AY chromosome 5, USDA_Cmelo_AY_1.0, whole genome shotgun sequence.
GCAACATATACCTATTGGAGTTAGAGACATAATTGAGATCTTTTAAAATCGAAAGACTAAATAGACACAACCGTCGGAGTTAACTaatatatacataatattaGTCAGTTTTTcagtgggtttttttttttttttttttttgtcataaaTTGATGAGAGCTTTGATTCATTGATCAGGTGGATTTAACTGTGAAGTTGAAAAGGATGGGAGAGTGGTGATACAGGGAGTTACAACAACAGGTGAGAGAACAGTGAAAAAACATTCTCAAGTGTTTGAAATGGTAACTCACAACCTGTGTCCACCAGGAGAGTTTTCACTTTCATTTCAACTACCTGGCCCTGTTGATCCTCAACATTTCTTAGCTAACTTTGACATTGCTGGGATTCTTGAAGGTGTTGTGATGAAAGATTTACAATCATGAATATTAGTAATTTAATTTCATGCCTTGATTTAATGGATAATAAATGATATCCAATTTTCAAGCTCTGTAGAAGCTGATTTATTAGTCACTTCTGCACTGTTTCATATAGAAGCTGATTTATTAGTTTGAATGTTGGTTTTGTAAAGGGGTTTTATTCAAAAGCTTAAAAGCATATTTTATACAACGGGATGAGATCAAACCTCCGATCCAAATCATGACAATTATATTGTTGAGATgtaagcatatttattttataaattatcaCAGATACAAATCATTAACTTATCGAAGATAAGACTTATCGTTCAATATTCCagaacatctcgttttcttagTAATGAAATACATCATTTTTGTCGAGGTTGCTGGACACACTAAATATTACATTCCaacttaaaacaaaataatcttgaaaattctggaatgatAAATCAATGGAAAAGTTAGTTAAGAGGTATTATAACTTCGATTTATATTCGATTAGATAGTCAAAATTACTTCCGAAATAGAATCAAGTAGAATCATAAAACTAAAGATTCTAACCATTATTATTCATAAAACTtacttttagaaattattgAATAAAAGTTTATTGGGAAAGATCAATTAGTGTGAAAGCCACATGCTAAGGCTTAACACTCGTACATTTGCAATCAATAACAAGGTCATGAAAAGAATATAGTAGGTTTAATCTTTTGATATTGAGGAATGAGGTTTAAGAACAATAAAAAAGATCaatcaattcaaccatcttAATCATTAAATGGTGAGACATCCATTTACCATTTCAAGAGTTCTGAAAATTTTTATTTCCATAGATATTAAACTCAGGAAGAAAACAAAAGCTTTGTTAtttttccagatttctaacatttTAAAGAGTAATACTTGGGTCCTGTACGAGTGTATATCTTTTATTATATAGCGAAAACAAAAGTTTGATGgtattctttcttttcaaaaaaaaaaaaaaaaaaaaaagaacaagttTGTTGTGTGACAAACATTGACTGGATAACTAAGAAGGATGAGCCAAAGTATTATCTTATTTGAAGTACTTTAATATTAGAAAGTGATGATTCATATTGAAGTTCATGTAGATCAATAACTAAAATTAGTCATTAGGGTCATTTGCCATCACAGAGACTGTGCAATTGAGAGGtgggaaaaaataaaaaccaaactGTATCATATCTCAATTCATTTAAAACCCTGACGAATTCGTGAAAAAATGGAATACACAAAATTCCTCCTCTTCCTATTCCATTCATGAAATGTTCAGTGTTTGTAATATTGTTGATTAAGCTGCTGATGCTAAAGCCTATTGTAAGGTTTAGTTCAGAAATTACAATCAATGGAGAAATTTTCTCATCTATATTCTTGTGGCAAACGATATCCAGACATCACCAATTTATCTGCGAACATCTTGCCTGTCTTTGGCATCACATGCCAATGCAACGTCAAGTTAAACTCTTTACCTCTCAGATTGCTTCCCTGAACATGGAGAAATACAAGTTAGTCACTTTTCGGTTTAAATCTTACTAATCATCATAAACAGGTTGGAGAAGGCTTTGCAAAAGGACTGGAGATGACCAACCTGATCAACAAAGCGATACTTGTTTGATGTATGGATTTGAAACTTTGCAATCTCTTTGGAAGGTACGATACCGTCCCAAAGTGAGATCTAGAAACCGCATTTTGGAAAGGGATTAAATTGAAGTAAATGTATGAAGAAGCTCCGTATAATGAAATATGTGAACTTTTGTGATTTCAGTCATGAGAAAGGCAAAAACCTAAGGCGAGTCAAGTTGACAAAAGAGATGAGCAGAAACTCACCTGATTCAAGGAGTTCGATGGGGTTTCATATTCAGCAGCAAGAAACACAAAAACCTGTAGCACATATTAAAATGAAGATTATGATAACACTGCCGAATCTCAAGAAAGAATCTCAAGAAATATGTATATAAACAGATGAAACCCTTGTGATCCCCAACGCCATTATTAACTTGAATGACGTAGTTCACAGAATATACAAATAAAGGGAAGAAGCGACAATGACCGCCCTGTGCCAAATGGACATCCAGCTATTTGAAACCTATTAACTTCAGGGATTATGACAATTTGTATGACGTTTATAATAGACCCTCCACGGCAGATAGTTAAGAGTATATAGAAGTAAGAAAGTAAGGGGAGAATGACTTAGGATTTAGTATGAACATAAGGAGTCGGCTGGCGCTTAATGTAACTAGTTCAGTTAGATTGGTGGGAGAGAACGAGTCAAGAGGGTATAGCTTGAATTCTTCAACTATGGAACACTCAGTGTGAATAAACAAAAGAATTTTATCAACTAATTATTTATAACCACCATAATTAACCAACCAGACTGTAGAAAGGATAATGAgagaaagcaaaagaagaaaatagttCGCCATTGCACCTGCTTTGTATTCCACGTAAATAATGACTGCAAGTCCGCTGATATGTTTAAAGTCATGCTAACCTGCAAAAAGAAGCATTCTTTCAAATAATCAAGAAAGAGTAATTGCattattttatgaaaataaacTCCCATCAATCCCCTTCTAAAAAATGTGCTTGTGCCTATCAACGccaaaaaattgattttttttcagtGCCTCGTCATTGACCAAAGTGCTTCTGAAGAACCAAAGTGTCCTTCAAGAAGAAAGGAGTACATTGTTTCAGGATAATAAGCATGTCAACCGCTCACACCAAGTCCACCTTTTCACGAAGGGAATAAtcacaaaaaaatcaaatataatttcCCTAGAGATCTGATCATAAATAGAGAATAATTACTCAATATAACTATAAGGTAGGAGATGATATTACGTACATATTCATCAAAAGCCTTGACAAATGACTCGTTCATGAAGATATGGAGTCACGGAAGTCTAGCTTAAGGGAAAATGTTAGCTCCAAGAAACTTATTCACACTCAATCTCACACTTACACAATCAAACAAAAGAAACCTATTGTTTCAAAGAACTCAACAGAAAGAAGTCCTCTTTTAACTTTTACTTTCCTCGATCACTTTCTTACCTAGAGTGAGAAAAGGACCTCTTTATTATACTATCCTGTGGGATCTTTACTTTCTCAATATATTCACGCATATACTTgacatatttaataaattgcTCCTCATAATTCATATATTTGTGTATCTAAAAATCCATCTAGTAACCAATTTTGCtaagatttttttttgaaacggaGGCAAGTTTCTTTATTAATGTAAGACTCAAAGTTCAAGAGATTtataaaatgataataatagagAAGCCTAAAAAAAGGGGAGGAGAGAGAGGATCTTGAGGCACACCcaaacatctcaactaggttgagaGAGTTAAAAATGATACAGTTAAAAATAATCTCTTAATGAAATTACAGAACCCCTAATCAAGATTACAGCCAACCCACTATCATTTATCTAAGAAAAACACGGCTGTCCATCAGATAAGAAGAAACAGCATTCGACTGGATTAAAGACCAGCTAAATATTGTTTCCTATAcatacaaagaaaaaacaacaaaatatggTTTAAGTCTGTTCGGTCTAAGCTGGTGCTTCCCTAGGAGGAGTGAAGAGGCTTCATTTCAATTCATTTTTGGTACTCTCATCAGGAGTAAGGTCATAGTTATTTGCTCTAATGGTATCCTGGCAATGCTGTGGAAGTTATAGCTCGAGAAGAACAACAAGATCTTCAACAAGGAGGTGATTAGCCTTGACGAGCTTTGGAACTCCATTAAACTTTTTGCATCCGTACGTTCTTTTGCCTCTTATAATTAACAGCAAAATCTAAGTAAAACATGGAACTTATCCCAATCCTAAGAAGACGAAACCTCAGATAAGTTACCCAACCATGATTTTCATACACACAAGGGAAAGTCTTACCTTTTTGACTGGCTGCGGGCGAGACAGTAGTCGAACAAGGATCAACCAACATCAACATTCACAGGTACGTGCCCTATTTTTCTAGACTACACGTTCTCCGATAACCAACTTGGGCCTTTTCCCCAACAACTTTCCATAATTTCAAATACACAAATGCCCCATTTCATCACATCAAATAACAAATCATGCAGTACAAAAGGAAAAAGAGGGAgaaaaaggacccctaaagcTCAACACGTTAGGAAACTGAAATGCCCTTCATTCCTTCTTCTCAAACAAATTTTCACAAACCCAATAGAACCCCATTTCATCAAAtgctaaagaaacaagaaagtCCATGAGATCATACCTCATCATTTCCATTGGGTTGATTTTGAAACCAATTGATGCTCAGAACCTAAGACACAAAAACAAGAAAACCCAAATCAAATCACCAAATGGGTGTCGAAATCCAAGAAAAATGAATCCACAGATCtaaaatggaaaggaaaaagaacCCAGAAAGAGggggaaagaagaagaagggagacCTGAACTTGTGCAGTGGGTGAAGGGGAATTGAGGGTATCGGAAAAGGAAGCCAAAGCACAAATGACGGCGAGAATGGTGGCGGCGAAGGTCAGCAAAGCGTTGGCTCTGAACCCAAATGAATGCATTTTTGAAATGGGTTCTTTAATTGAGTTTCACCCAAATTGTTCGGCAGCCTGGAATTGCTTCAATGAATTTAGAGGGGAGAGGGAAAAGGGGGAAAAGGAGAAGAAACAATGCGAGAGTTGGGAAGGAAAATAAAGACTGGCTGGAACaggggagagagagagatttagaGAGAAGGGTCGCATGATTTGGCAATTTTGAGGTCTTTCATTGGAGGGGACACGTTGAATGAACACTGGTACCCACTCCATGGACACAAATTTTGATCGTTATACTTAAAATTCCATTCCACAAATTCATcactctttcatgcatttcttttttcaaaattatttcaaaatttataaatatagtaaaatattactCTAAtccaaaatatattatttttgtcTATCATATTTTGTAGTTAATTCGATTCATTTTACGAAAATGGAAGGATTGACAATTAATTTATTCCTCACTCCCTCCTCTATTCATCAACTAAATGGAAAATTTTCGCTCTATTATAAATCAAGTCAAGGGTATAAAAGTATTATTTAGGCTAAGGCCAAAAGCATTGTTTGGGACTTTGATTGGATCAAAGTCCTAAGACATTGTTTGGGTTTGAATTAGGTGGACTCAACTTTCAATAGCAAACCTAATAGTCCAACACTTTGGTTTTGATCTTTGGATCAAGTTTAAGTTGGGTTCAACTTGCACATTGGATTAGCTTATCAAATgatataattatttgaaaatatatgtatttttggattttttttttaatgaaatgctattaaagtttattaaatttgtgtttttattaaattcattttattatttttattacttttctagataaaattattgatattataaattgtcttaaaatttttgttagttttaatactgaaaaaaaaaacaattttaaatattttagtttttaatacataaaatataatatatgaaaattatatatatatatatatatatatatatatatatatatatagcatatATATTTGAGTTTAGTGGTCGTCCTAATGGACCTATCCAAAAAATGTTCTAAACGGATTGGTCCTAACTATAAAAATCATAATTCATATCCAATCAAAAGAATAAAtgagtttgattagattagttCGACTAAATATTGACGTCGGACCAAATTTGAacaaatttagtttaatttttgaCTAGTTATTGGACTATAGACCCGTGGCCAATTTTGAGATGCTAAGGGTCCCAcattaaaaaaatcatagagACTCGCACTCCTTATAAGATATATGAGTTACTTCTCTCATTACCAACTAGATTTTAAGACGAAACCTCATACTATCAAACATATAAAGCTAAAAAAGCATACATGTTTTAAATTTGTCACTTGTGTTTTCGCTGAACCTTCATTAATCGTCTTTATCATTAATATGTTTATGCATTGTATTTAACATGCAAAGATAGAGTAAACACAAGAAAAACATATGAGATGTGGTTTGAGAAGTTCAAAACTATTGATACCAAACTAAAACTAAGCATACCTATAAAATTCTCAAGTgaaacatataaaatatataattgttCAACATATAaagatcaaaattttaatttaacaaCAATTAAACCgattatttgattaaattagtCATTTCGTAAATTCTCTAAATTTAATTATGTTCAAAACTATATCACTTTATATTCCACTAATCTACTAGTCCATACCCCATAACTAATTAGAATGTCACATCTACTTTCTTCCAtcaatatatacacacacacaacCACTATCGCAAGTTGTGTTCGCTTTAGTctaagataaaaagaagaatagaACTTAACTAAAacgttaaaaaaataaaatgacaatCAATACAATTAAAGGCTAAGATTAGATTAggtagaaaaataattatattaaataatttaggataagaaacaaattttccttttcaaatatatatatacacttacACCAAAGAAAGAAGTTTTCCtcttaaaaagaaagaaaaaaaagagagaaaagaagggATTCGTGTAGCTTTAAAATTACTTTAATATAAAGCTTATGCAATTTATTCAAATGATTGTTATATATGTAAGATTGATGGTACTTATCATTAACTACATTATATTTCTCACATAACAAGAGAAAGTTTTATTAGTTCATCACTAGTTTGATAAAAGTCATTTTATAGTATAATTTTTTAAAGGtagggggagagagagagagagaataaatTCAAAATGGGAATAATGGAAATTTTAGTTAATTCTTttgtgttttcttttatttttaaaatgtggtTTAAACTAGAAAGTGTTTTAAACACACCTATAATAATGTTTAGAGAAATGATTTAAGCATCCCATTATTACATAAATATTGGCAAACTTCATTTTGGAAGAATAAtaatatagaaaagaaaaaaaaatttatatagaCACATACACCCAAACAAAATTATCTAAAACTCGATTAAACggttcattttttattttttagtataaTAATATGGGGTGAGAGTTTAAACATTACATAAAGTTTCACTAATTAAGAACGAAGAGCATGACAATTATATATACTACTAAAGCAAACTCACTTTGACCTAATTTTTCGAATTTAatgttttttacatttttaattatacttttttttagtaacatGATCCATTGATTTAAAAATTCTAACGTCTTAAAGCTGTTTTTCCTATTAAATTAGTGTAGTTTAGTACTTATACTATCAATCTCTTGATGTTAGAGGTTTGATTCAACTATTCTATACAATAATTCAACATATTTGCAAGATTAAATAGTCGCTTAACAAATCAACCATTACGCTATAGTTTCATTTCGAAATCAAAGAGAAAAATGTTAGGGTTGAATTAGGAAAAAAATTAAGTTAACTTACGAGAATATACTACTGTATTAATACGTgtaaatatttatttgttttaataatttaattaaaggaTTAATTGGGTTCATTTTAGAtgtttttataatatattaataCCTCATTGTTAAATAATATTAGGGTTGATGtgaatatataattttaatctaattaatttaataactaaaatttataacttttaaaaaaagttaccttatcataatgatttttttttcttttcaaaaggTATGGGAAAAACCCACTACAAATTAGGTGGAAAACATATTTGCCATTAACTATAATTTGAGAATCATAAGcactttcttttagaaaaaatgacaaataaaaagaaaagaataaaagaaccATTTTTGTATAACTTTAAGATTGCTTTTAAGATAAAAAgcttatactttttttttaaaaaaaaaatataaatatttaaaggCATTTACATATTGCTTTTTACCATTTACAAATAAGAGAGGTTTTTTTCCCAATGATTTTCATTATTCTCAACatgaaacatatatatatatatatatatatttgttgtttttatcATACCTACGTATCACAAATATGTAGTATGAAAAATTTAATACCTTAGACATAAATGTTGCTGACAAAATGATTGTGTTTTCAATATGCTACGAGAGTTTCGAAACattaattttgaaatcaaaattttaactatacttgacgttatttTCACGTCAAGCAAATGTCAACTATTCTTGACGCTAAAACACCTTCAAGTAAAATCGGCACTATACTTAACATTAAAACACCGTCAAGTAAAAATTAAcgtaaaataatttgaaaaactCCGTGAAAATTACGTTTTTTTTAGACTATACTTGatgtttttcctttaaaatggtcgatacttgatgtttttgtaaaaaaaaaacgtcaaaTATGTAAAAATACCTAATGTCGAATAGAGTATATTTTGTAGTAGTATTCAACGTAAACGAGAATGTCTATAAAATAAATGTCGATTTGAATATCACATCACTCAAGGTGAAAAGGTTAATCCAAAGTATGTAGTCTCTTGCgtaaagattttttattttagtataaTATGGGTGGTCGACGCATCAATTTCGCGATGAGAGAGTTAGTGTTTCCTATCTAGATTTATCGTATTTCTGAAGCGATGTGTATCTTTCTAGTTATTGTCATTTTCCTCAAcgtttgttaaaaaaataatataaaagaaaaattcatcGAGTGTATAAATTACTTCACTATCtcaaatcattattttttttaaaaaaaattaactaattGATTATCATTTGTCATTTTAAGGTTgtgcttttttaaaaaaaatgatatttatgGTATACAATTTTTGATTCCAATGgatcaatttaatttttcaaaaattatctTTGCTGCCAATACTTATCAACAAAATTCTTTAACATAATATATGTTTCTCTTTAAATATGGCAAAGATATACTATGAAATATTATTACATACACATTTGCAATATAATTACCAAATAAAGAATCAAAGGaataaatttcttttgaaaatctaccatttaatcaaatttaGCACTTTGTGGGTCATTTCACTTTtctaaagttttatttttaaaaagaataatcaTTATCTCTTACTTTGTAtaatcatttctaaaaaagtgtTCAATTATTCCTCTACGATCAAATTATAcattcaaattttctttatacTATTTTATATCAAAAGATCTTCACTTTTTTATAATCTATATTCGTTTTAAGTTAGATGATCAAATCTCATGATTaaataaactatatatatatattagtccATGATTTTTATCTCCTTATTATCTATATTGTCCATTTATACAAACAATAATCGAAGATTTTTAACATTAATCTTtagatacatattattagtaaTATTTTTATCCGTCTTAGTTAATGTTACATCAACCTTGATATGAAAGAGTAAACATAAATGGTTGAGTATAATATGaatggaaaagaatttaaaTTATAGACTTCTTAGTcacttaattatattatatataaaatgattaTTATAAGAAACTCTTTACAATAACATCAAACAAAAGcgttatttattatttttttttctaagatCCCTATAGCTAAAGACTAATTAATTAGATCCATACCAAATATTAGTAAATATAGTAccatttaaaaaattacaaatcagtagaagtctatcaataataaaactCTACTGATATATATCTATACTGAAGCTATTAATAAAATGGTTTTGTTAATAGGAATATAAAAATACGATGATCCAAAGAGATTTTGAGAATATATTCTCATaagaaaacaattaaaaaagtGACAGCTGGGTTTTCTTTGTATTCTCAATTATTTCAAACTAAAAAATGTTGTCTCTTTGTGAGAAGAAAAATTATGACTTTGTTTGTATCGTTTAAATATAATCTTTAATAGTAATGACATCTTCACTTAGGTATCAAATTTAATGGGAAATAAAGTGTGACATTGTCAGATGTGACAAACAAACTATGGTCCTTAATCAAGCAATTAAGTTCGTATCATAGATTTTGATCTTTCGTATACTCGAGTTTTGAAAAGTAGATTCCATTTAATTTAGGATGCaaaaaatttccaaaaaattgacCAAATGAAGATAATTAATCGATCTAATCAATTGATCGAAATATTTCACAATTGTTTTCTCGGTTGGTCTTGTAGATATAAAAGATAATGGACGAGAAAGTCATCTCCCCATTCTAGCCCCCGAACATTCCTAACACTTTCGTCCCGAGGGAAGTTTACTAATCTAAACTTCTACTATTGTTACTATTACCAAAACACCCTAAAGAAACCCCCTATTAAAATGATAGCCAAGTTGATGTTTGGAGAAAGGTTGAATTTCTTTATGTTATATTTAATGTCCAATTGTTACGCTAACACACACCTACATTTCTTTAACTAACCTATGCTCAATATCTTCAAATCAATCGTAtgattataataaaataaaataaaaatttaatgtGTTAGCCCATATCTACTTCTACTACAAAATAAATTCAACCAAATTCATTTGAAAACATATATTTTATTCTATCattatttgtaaaagaataATTGAAAGACGAAATTGATTTAATTAGAATAGAATTGAGACTATTTAGGACACTTTTAGACTATTTATAAAGTTCTATTTATTAGATTAAATTCTaacttctttattttctttcaaactatagatgaaaatttgtaatttactctaaataatcattaatttttttttaaaaaaaaacttcaatttgaagaaattgttttttaaaacaaaaaaaaaaattgttacatagtttataataaaaatttcaaCACGTCTAAGAACCAACATCTATAGTTATAGAAAGAATAATAAACAAGAATTTATGTACACATTacttttgatatatataaaattttatgaaacaaaaagaaaatttcccCTTGGGAAATTCAcgattaatttaaatttttatataatgTGGCCAAAAAATCatataagaataaaataaaataaaactacttCAGACCGGAAGCCTACTTGAATCGACCGCGGTATTCCCCTGTCCAAGTTCTCGGCCCGAACCGGGTTCAGCACGGTTACTCCCTCCACGCGGAGTCTTCATCGACGACATACGCGTAAAAAACGGCGGTGTCATTGACAACACCCACCGGTCCGACTTCGATGTTCTGTCCAACCGCTCAAGCCTCCGGTAATACTTCCCTCGACTACTCCCTTCACCTGAACCAAATCGGTATCCCCTCATCGAACTGCTCTGCCTCGCCAGAACCACCATACTAGTCGCCCGGTGCAGCTTCCGGTTCACCACTTGTTTCCTTATCTCCACTGGCAACCGGAGAGTAAACCGCTCAGTGTCTTCCCCAGGCTGAACCAAGGAGTGGCCGGTCGAGTGAGACCGGGGAAATAGCCACCGCAATCTATTGGATCGGGATCCCCGTGTACGTGTCCGATTCAACGCCTTGTTACTTGTCGTCGTACTGAGCTCTGATTCCGTTTGTATCTGAACCGTAGGTGGAGCCGTCGTCTCTGAAACAACGTCGTTGGACTGAGCTTCAATATCACCTCCGTCGGTATCGGAGTTAACGACAGCGTTGGAATCGTCAGCTCGGTGGACGGAGTCAGTGGGTTGGGGAGACAAATTAGCTCGACAAACAGGGCAAGTAGAGTGAGAAGCCAACCAAGCATCAATACATTCAGGGTGAAACACATGATCACATTTAGGGATTAAACGCAGCGTTTCATCATCTTCAAATTCATTCAAACAAACAGCGCATTCTAGGGCACTTTTACCAATTTTATGCTCTTTCACATCGGAGTAAATCAGAGTCGGAAACGTTTCAATTACCGCCGGATCGAGACCGCGGGTTGCGCGACGGGAGCGGCCGGCGGCGGCGGTGATAGGGCGGACGGTGTTGGATGGTGAATCGTTGCAGTGACGGATGTAGACGGAGAAGAAAGCCATGAAGAAGAGGGCGGCGATGAGGATGACGATGATGACGGCCATGGAACCGCTGAGGCGGTACTGGTAAGGGTCTGATCTGGGGTCGGGGGCGGGCTGGAACTGGGCGGAGACGGAggagaagaggaagaggaggaggaagaggaagaggggaaggcCATGGGGGGCGGTGAGAGAGGGCATGATTTTGGATGATGGGGTGAAGAGGAAAAGAGAGGGGGGGGGGTGTTATTATGGGAGAAAGTGGAGGTTGGTGGAAGAGGGAGCCATGGCGGAGGAAAGTCAAGGGAAGGTTTAAAGGAAAAGAGAGAAGGGGGATCAGTTGAAGGGGAAGGGAGGAAGTAGGAAGACTCTGAGAAACGGTGTCGTGTTGGGCAAGGAACGTGATTGAGGATTGTTTGGACTTTCAGTGTGGGCCCGCGTATGTGGGAGAAATTACCCATTTTGGGTATTAATTTCACTTTACAAACATAACattagcatatatatatatatatataacacaatCTATCCAATATAATAACATTAGTAGAAATTTTTTCAACAAAGTGGTAAAAATTAGTATTCGTAAGTCTTTAAAAGGGTTTTGGTGATGAGTATCGATCGTTAGAGCTAATTTTCCAGTCAAATCACTGTTGAGTTAACTATAGTTAGTTTAGTAAACTTTTACATTAATACCAACGGTAAAGGAATACAAATCAGTTGATTAGCTGATTAGgtctttgaaaaaaatatttaaatatttttagtttggattttttttcaaaccaaCACCGATCAAACCCTTTTTATCTTTGATTGACTTATTCGATCGACTTAACTTTAAATGTTAGGTACTAAGAAAATCTCACtttatgaaaatatcataaaaaaatattgacatcaatatttcattcaaaaaaaatttaacaatatTTTAGTTTTCCATAACGAGTTTAAactttgttttaa
It includes:
- the LOC103495199 gene encoding signal peptidase complex subunit 3B, with the translated sequence MHSFGFRANALLTFAATILAVICALASFSDTLNSPSPTAQVQVLSINWFQNQPNGNDEVSMTLNISADLQSLFTWNTKQVFVFLAAEYETPSNSLNQISLWDGIVPSKEIAKFQIHTSNKYRFVDQGSNLRGKEFNLTLHWHVMPKTGKMFADKLVMSGYRLPQEYR
- the LOC103495208 gene encoding E3 ubiquitin-protein ligase ATL6 produces the protein MPSLTAPHGLPLFLFLLLFLFSSVSAQFQPAPDPRSDPYQYRLSGSMAVIIVILIAALFFMAFFSVYIRHCNDSPSNTVRPITAAAGRSRRATRGLDPAVIETFPTLIYSDVKEHKIGKSALECAVCLNEFEDDETLRLIPKCDHVFHPECIDAWLASHSTCPVCRANLSPQPTDSVHRADDSNAVVNSDTDGGDIEAQSNDVVSETTAPPTVQIQTESELSTTTSNKALNRTRTRGSRSNRLRWLFPRSHSTGHSLVQPGEDTERFTLRLPVEIRKQVVNRKLHRATSMVVLARQSSSMRGYRFGSGEGSSRGKYYRRLERLDRTSKSDRWVLSMTPPFFTRMSSMKTPRGGSNRAEPGSGRELGQGNTAVDSSRLPV